AAAAGTTTCTCAATAATGTATAAACGGTGTCAAAATTTTACATTTATTGTAGTTTAGGTTTTTACTACTATGGAGTATTATGATATAAACTTTCGATAATTAAATGAAGGGTTAAGGCTgtcaaatagctttatatttttattttaaatgtaAGCTATATACTCAGAAAAATATCATTGTACGTCATATACTTTCAAAAAATGTTCTAATGTAGGCTATTGGTGACCGGTTACCTACGTGTGCATTCCATGGGGCAAACAGACGTTAACAAGAAGCATTCATAGATCGAATTGATTGGAGCTTCAGGTTCCTTATTACTCCTTCAAGCTTCGTGCAGCATCATACCGTGTTTAAAATTCATCTCTAAACAGCAGATCGAAAAGTCAAAATTCTTGAGATTTTGGTCAACAATTGAATTGGATCGTTTCTCGAATTTTCAGGTCTTGATGGAATTAGAACAATTTTTATGAAGAAATCGTATCCTAAAAGCGCCTAAATGTAACGTCCGCTAGCTTAAGGGATTACACACTCGGGTAACTGGTCATCAGTAGCCTACATTAAAACACTTTTTAAAAATATGTAACGTACACTGATATTTTTTTGGATATATAGTATGCTTTGAaacaaaaataaaattataaagctAGACTTAACCCTATCTTCTCGACTTGAAAGTTGACTTGAAAGTTGAATTGACGaaatttcaataaataaatatgaatataaatataaatatgactatataattaaatacaataatgcaAATCCAATAATGCAAATCCAATACCTTCTAATACACATTCgttaatctatatctatatagttatataaaactctaaaatgatgatgttatcattaagttaattaccctttaattttcatagtgatgtcataattttatattaatttaattaaaaaaataatacgaaatcttttataaaagaaagtaataatctctcctaaattgtaaaatcttctacagaacactcaaattttaaagcatattgtacaacttatatataataattatattttaattttctaaaaaatttaaaaggcatttattattattaatgataataattattactaaaaatataaatactcaactttaagctaactttattattattatttactttttatatgataattataattattatattattaatattcaaatatggattctttttacgaaattaaacacgttacatatgtatgcgaaaatacgtgtctttatatatttgtaaaaacaacgacaagtttcttagtcaaacgcgtcattaaaataaatgactttaacatttacattcacttaatccctaaaacatgtcattaaattatttcgtttaaacaaacctgtAATTTCACGGGTCTTTTcactagtattatatatatatatatatctacctgttttttttttttacattttacttTTTATATAATAATTTTCTACCAAAATTGACGTGTTTTCATCCTAagattatttttaatataccttataaTTATCTTTAGAACCTTATATCTAATCTAATAccccttatatttattaaaattatatatgaTCCTGCGTTTATTTAgacaatatatttaagttattgTTATCCTTAGCAAATCGTGtataataatatgaatatatatgttAAAATCAAATTAGAAACTAATATTCGCAACGATTCAAGGTTGCAACTATAAGATattttgataatataaaaatatactccGTATTTTTCGATTAAATCAACTTCTTAAACGAGTTAATATATTAAGAAATTTAATTATATTTTAGAGTATTTATTAACTTTTTGTTGAAAATGAAAATAGTCATTTACGAACTATAATTGAAATGATAAGATGATAGTAAATTGTTCTTCTTTAAATAAACAAAAATTGAGGACGTTTAAAAATATAACATCCTATGCCCAAAACAAAGCAATTACACTAGTCCTATGAACTTCCTATCTGGTTTGGCCATAATAAGTCTTGTAGTCATCCCAAAGTTGCTCGACACTCTTTCCTGTTAACTCTTGAAAAAATGACACATCGTACGTCGGCCTCATCAACTTATTAAGCTTAGCCACAAACGACGGAGTTAACGTATCACAATACTCGAGAAACCGCGCCGTAACTCCATACCCTTCATCCCACCGATCCCCTTCTCCTGGTTTCGTATAAGTTGCCACGTCAACATAATTTGCTCTTATCACCGTATAATCCGCAATCCCTTCAGTCAGTCCACCTGGCGCTAACCCTTCACCGTTCCATTGAAACACATGAGTCATCTCATGATACATAATGCTCGTAAATACCCTTTTTAACATATCACTAGGAACACCATTGAAGGTGTTTACATTAAAGTTAATCTTGTTTTTTTCCCATACTTCAGCTGCGACTCCTGGGTGCATGTCTTTAAAGTCCTTCATGAAAAGGTCAACGGTATCTACGGGCTTTCGGTCTTCGAGACTGTATTGTTCGAACACCGTGTTCCATATGAAGTCGTTGGTCACATACATTACTTCTTTGGCGTACTCAAACCCGATTATTTCGGTGAAATTTCTGCCACCTGGCGTATCAGGGTCTTCGTTAGTTACTTGGTAGTACACAGCATTGGATAATGTAAGGAATGATAAGGAGAAGATTATAAGAGAGCATGAGAAACACGTGAGGTGAGCCATGATATATATTGAGTTGATTTCTACTGATGTAAGTTAGTATCAATTCATGGTATAGTGGTGCACTTATATACACAAAAGATTAGGATATAGAATGAAATTAGGATTTAATTGCTACCAATTTCTTGGAATAAGCATTAATTTGATTTCCTAATCCATAGGATTTAATTGCTACCAATTTCGTGGTCAATAAGCTTTAATTTA
This window of the Rutidosis leptorrhynchoides isolate AG116_Rl617_1_P2 chromosome 7, CSIRO_AGI_Rlap_v1, whole genome shotgun sequence genome carries:
- the LOC139860143 gene encoding uncharacterized protein, whose protein sequence is MAHLTCFSCSLIIFSLSFLTLSNAVYYQVTNEDPDTPGGRNFTEIIGFEYAKEVMYVTNDFIWNTVFEQYSLEDRKPVDTVDLFMKDFKDMHPGVAAEVWEKNKINFNVNTFNGVPSDMLKRVFTSIMYHEMTHVFQWNGEGLAPGGLTEGIADYTVIRANYVDVATYTKPGEGDRWDEGYGVTARFLEYCDTLTPSFVAKLNKLMRPTYDVSFFQELTGKSVEQLWDDYKTYYGQTR